One genomic window of Amphiura filiformis chromosome 3, Afil_fr2py, whole genome shotgun sequence includes the following:
- the LOC140148210 gene encoding serine/threonine-protein kinase TBK1-like encodes MFNGSKSKVLFGDFSPGQLRSTKSYIFKTDDILGEGATSHVFEGRNKKSGDKVAVKVFKNASYERSNAVQEREFNVLLKIKHENIVQLLAIENDQISKQRIIIMEVCDCSVLNMLDQPRYVYGFPETQFLEVLKDTTAGMKYLQEEGIVHRDIKPGNIMRIIGEDGQATYKLADFGAARELQNDENFVSLYGTEEYLHPAMFGRALLRQPLLTPFTATVDLWSLGVTLYHIATGILPFRPFGGRRNRKTMHKITTQKASGVISGVQKESEDGPITWSTELPKHCHISSGLKQPLTEMLAGLLECNTENMWSFETYFNTANSIVSMRVVDVLNVPTSQLMKIYVDPNATYAEFQEHVALQTNIAADQQLFIHDDAPFHPDLSVCCTDYPETSADCPVMMIPKLFDGSSSPIPPDCPAMPAIRTDYLLERDYPYARLCTAVMYFLQWKQQQLFTLNKTNAKVTKAVSTITKQQILQLSLHLSEVTVYKEITEGALQCRTDKLDTMIELLDAYLVVANGSRLDGERIRQELTDIQTAVTRAKDTNNMMVSKWTSAQALLEQLHAHDTGSNRVDSLMKGCGCKPKDRCRERLCVLLEDTKKIMTQFRRDGKVKQLPYNEEQIHKIDKIKLNEKSMQATTLINEHCVKRWRESHSELMTWFSDMAPIQQVIHTLDSELAYLVAEYPKLQQDVLAKSSQWAARIADATAQLALLLKKPQSPRVIPSPSSNGDHPLNNSAMPEPIRICYPPESRPDDSDATPSPPRSPPSDSSKQGGMVIAVPKSLKRNVEAHLSQQSDISSTAKEVTDSQRLMKEMQDELSLGIPDQPDFNLPNHIDQ; translated from the exons ATGTTCAATGGATCAAAGAGCAAGGTGTTATTCGGCGATTTCTCACCAGGCCAGTTAAGGAGTACCAAATCTTACATCTTTAAAACTGATGATATCTTAGGTGAAGGTGCTACAAGTCACGTATTTGAAGGCAGAAACAAG AAATCTGGTGACAAGGTTGCAGTGAAAGTATTCAAAAATGCAAGTTACGAGCGATCCAACGCAGTTCAAGAGAGAGAATTCAATGTACTACTCAAGATCAAACATGAGAATATTGTACAACTACTCGCCATCGAAAATGAC CAAATATCGAAGCAACGGATAATAATCATGGAAGTGTGTGACTGCAGTGTCCTCAACATGTTGGATCAACCCCGATATGTCTATGGATTTCCAGAAACACAGTTTCTTGAGGTTCTAAAAGACACCA CTGCAGGTATGAAGTACCTCCAGGAGGAAGGAATAGTCCACCGAGATATTAAGCCTGGAAACATCATGAGAATAATTGGAGAGGATGGGCAAGCTACCTATAAACTCGCGGATTTTGGAGCAGCCAGAGAActacaaaatgatgaaaatttcgTGAGCCTCTATGGGACTGAAGAGTACTTG CATCCTGCAATGTTTGGAAGAGCCTTGTTGAGACAACCACTTCTGACACCATTCACAGCAACCGTTGATCTGTGGAGTCTTGGTGTCACACTCTACCATATTGCTACAGGTATTCTACCATTCAGACCATTTGGAGGTAGACGGAATAGAAAGACAAT GCACAAGATAACAACTCAAAAGGCGTCAGGAGTGATTTCTGGTGTACAAAAAGAATCCGAGGATGGACCAATAACATGGAGTACTGAACTACCGAAACACTGCCACATCTCTTC AGGCTTAAAGCAGCCATTGACTGAGATGCTGGCTGGGCTACTCGAATGTAACACGGAAAACATGTGGTCATTTGAAACATACTTCAACACCGCCAACTCCATTGTGAGCATGCGTGTTGTTGATGTTCTTAATGTCCCAACGTCACAACTAATGAAAATCTACGTTGACCCCAATGCCAC GTACGCAGAATTTCAAGAGCATGTCGCTCTGCAGACAAACATTGCCGCCGACCAGCAGCTTTTCATACATGACGACGCGCCATTCCATCCGGATTTGTCTGTTTGTTGCACAGATTATCCAGAAACCTCTGCAGACTGTCCAGTCATGATGATACCAAAACTGTTTGATGGATCTAGCTCACCTATACCACCTGATTGTC CTGCCATGCCAGCCATACGAACCGACTACTTACTGGAAAGAGACTATCCATATGCACGG TTATGTACTGCTGTGATGTATTTCTTACAATGGAAGCAACAACAACTCTTCACTTTGAACAAAACCAATGCGAAAGTAACAAAGGCTGTCAG CACCATTACGAAGCAACAAATCCTGCAGCTCTCGCTACATCTCAGTGAAGTTACAGTGTATAAGGAAATCACAGAAGGTGCTTTGCAATGTCGAACAGATAAACTTGACACAATGATCGAGTTGCTGGACGCATATCTTGTTGTTGCTAATGGTAGCAGACTGGATGGGGAGAGGATTAGACAGGAGCTAACTGACATACAAACAGCTGTAACGAGAGCCAAGGATACGAACAACATG ATGGTCTCCAAGTGGACATCAGCTCAAGCTCTTCTGGAACAATTACATGCTCATGACACCGGATCCAACCGAGTTGACTCATTGATGAAAGGTTGCGGGTGCAAACCTAAGGATAGATG CCGAGAACGTTTATGTGTTCTACTGGAAGACACGAAGAAAATTATGACTCAATTTCGCAGGGACGGGAAGGTGAAGCAATTACCTTACAACGAGGAACAGATACACAAGATAGATAA GATTAAGCTGAATGAAAAATCCATGCAAGCAACGACGTTGATAAATGAGCACTGTGTTAAGAGATGGCGGGAAAGCCATTCTGAACTTATGACATGGTTCAG TGACATGGCACCAATTCAGCAAGTTATACACACATTAGATTCGGAGTTAGCCTACCTTGTGGCTGAATACCCCAAGCTACAACAAGATGTCCTAGCTAAGAGTAGTCAATGGGCTGCAAGGATTGCTGATGCCACGGCGCAGCTTGCACTGCTACTCAAAAAGCCACAATCTCCAAGAGTGATTCCATCG CCATCAAGCAACGGTGATCATCCACTGAACAACAGTGCCATGCCAGAACCAATAAGGATATGTTATCCGCCTGAGTCGAGACCAGATGACTCGGATGCAACCCCATCACCACCACGATCACCGCCTAGTGATAGCAGCAAACAAGGAGGAATGGTTATTGCCGTGCCGAAATCTCTTAAAAGAAA TGTGGAGGCACATTTAAGCCAGCAATCGGATATCTCAAGTACGGCGAAGGAGGTGACAGACAGTCAGCGATTGATGAAAGAGATGCAAGATGAACTCTCACTCGGGATCCCAGATCAACCAGACTTCAATTTGCCAAATCACATTGATCAGTAA